The following proteins are co-located in the Anser cygnoides isolate HZ-2024a breed goose chromosome 2, Taihu_goose_T2T_genome, whole genome shotgun sequence genome:
- the LOC136786324 gene encoding nuclear pore complex protein Nup153-like isoform X5, producing the protein MASGGATGSGATGSGMAGGGRAGGGGAPGGSPGARSGGGGAGGGGGGGGGAAGGKVKRRRHRLGAAKPPCARSKRQGIISRMTETVKNIVPAWLQKYFNKREEECVDRNESANQEETPVNYHHDYADEDIIIDERFTPEPARISRREPSTSRSALNFPVVLTRPSLHRSRLNYTMLDSPVPPCQPSTSSIFGIGIPRRSFIKEIKDSTSQQGDDNISTTCDSSSRASDKDVAVLKNTSSSLLWPTGAERTHSLSQHSAASSKKPAFSLSAFGGLCPACGSTSVFKQNQLGFSPFYPGKTAYGGAAVRSRQPKTEPYRAQKRAKARQETVRSHATLSTAARCNLEAMEKLSSPLLPPDIDKPDITDFQSKRRKLESQNAFQPPSVKRLVTPTVNRQPMRYTRYSEPSPTSTTQSSKICQRVDTKFQGMREKTLPAEQRAEPSERLKAELQRYQSYNYNDYCQDYQNYYSQRSYDAYADYNYSSYAPCDSMQAVGDCSLGDSLMAPAVFEESSVMTAIGDDLITDGNKGSIIVT; encoded by the exons atGGCCTCGGGCGGCGCGACCGGTAGCGGCGCGACCGGCAGCGGCATGGCCGGCGGTGGCAgggccggtggcggcggggcgccgggcggcagcccaggagcccgatcaggaggaggaggagcaggaggaggaggaggaggaggaggaggagcggccgGCGGCAAGGTGAAGAGGCGGCGCCACCGTTTGGGCGCCGCGAAGCCCCCCTGTGCCAGGAGCAAGCGG caggGAATAATTAGCAGAATGACAGAAACGGTGAAAAATATTGTACCGGCGTGGCTGCAGAAGTATTTCAATAAGCGTGAGGAGGAGTGTGTAGACAGAAATGAATCTGCAAACCAGGAGGAGACTCCGGTAAACTATCATCACGATTATGCAGATGAAGATATCATAATCGATGAGAGATTCACGCCTGAACCAGCAAGAATTAGTAGACGAG AACCATCCACAAGTAGATCAGCACTGAACTTCCCAGTTGTGTTAACAAGGCCCTCTCTTCATCGGAGCCGTCTGAATTATACCATGCTGGATTCTCCTGTCCCACCTTGTCAGCCCTCGACATCTTCTATATTTGGCATTGGCATTCCTAGGCGCtctttcataaaagaaataaaagattctACCTCTCAACAAGGCGATGATAACATCTCAACAACCTGTGATTCCTCCTCTAGAGCATCTGATAAAG atgttgcagttttaaaaaatacttcatcgTCACTGCTCTGGCCCACAGGAGCTGAAAGAACTCATTCCCTCTCGCAGCATTCTGCAGCTAGCTCTAAGAAACCTGCATTCAGTTTATCTGCTTTTGGAGGACTCTGTCCT GCATGTGGAAGCACGtctgtttttaagcaaaaccagcttgggttttctccattttaccCCGGAAAGACGGCCTATGGTGGTGCAGCTGTAAGATCAAGGCAGCCAAAGACGGAACCTTATCGG gCACAAAAGAGAGCGAAAGCTAGACAAGAAACTGTGCGGTCCCACGCTACCTTGAGTACCGCAGCACGGTGCAACTTGGAGGCAATGGAGAAGCTGTCAAGCCCTTTGTTG cCTCCGGACATAGATAAACCGGATATTACTGACTTCCAGTCCAAACGAAGAAAG CTGGAATCCCAGAATGCATTCCAGCCTCCATCTGTTAAGAGACTTGTGACACCAACGGTAAACCGTCAACCGATGCGTTATACGCGGTATTCTGAACCATCACCGACTTCAACTACTCAGTCCAGCAAAATTTGCCAGAGAGTAGACACAAAGTTCCAA GGGATGAGAGAGAAGACTTTGCCTGCAGAACAGCGAGCAGAACCATCTGAAAG actgaaagcagaattgCAGCGGTACCAGTCATACAACTATAATGATTATTGCCAAGATTACCAGAACTACTACTCGCAGAGGAGTTACGATGCTTACGCTGACTACAACTACAGCTCCTATGCTCCCT